The following are encoded together in the Onychostoma macrolepis isolate SWU-2019 chromosome 03, ASM1243209v1, whole genome shotgun sequence genome:
- the amn gene encoding protein amnionless, with protein MALRHNVLLFLCILPFTNALYKQWIPDTNFENATNWDKGSVPCGNDQVVFLAQRKVSVYVETAHTITGMSLPVDGELILASGAGFTVREGGDPGCGSGVTAHFKDPESRKWFDPSLWVAATTIDDLHRGTYQFSVHEESVPCQYDDVVFREATSFRVDVSSDHDVPVKSVSVLGKKFTSSSEFSQYLSSNSAKLQFHGSSSLKVGGSSCDDITGCICDNSGNRDRICSNVKCDSLECKKALHPVGHCCNVCGAVVNVQFSSSFNFESYRQRLQHLFLSQHKYESVQMAMSKVSKEQRLLRVIPFGVTQEIQVLLLDQKTGQEAGKLAEAVARDVVQDVHNHGLNIGITSAEFQASSGASSSEVAGNSAGVVVGAVLGSLLGVGLLAGVVMLYRRGIVKIPRMPSIPSLSKWKNSSEIGELGGPLDHGFDNPIFDKPTMMPEEPGLYGTEMINSITLTQSGVHFVNPVYDETDFNA; from the coding sequence ATGGCTCTTCGACACAACGTCTTgctttttctttgcattttacCTTTTACTAATGCACTCTACAAGCAATGGATTCCAGATACCAATTTTGAAAACGCTACCAATTGGGATAAAGGCTCTGTACCCTGCGGTAACGACCAAGTGGTGTTTTTAGCTCAGAGGAAAGTATCAGTGTATGTAGAAACGGCTCACACTATCACTGGAATGAGCTTGCCGGTGGATGGAGAACTGATTCTGGCATCTGGCGCTGGGTTTACTGTAAGAGAGGGTGGAGATCCTGGTTGTGGATCTGGGGTCACGGCACACTTTAAAGACCCAGAATCTCGGAAATGGTTTGACCCATCGCTGTGGGTGGCTGCGACCACAATCGACGACTTACACAGAGGCACATATCAGTTTTCAGTTCACGAGGAGAGTGTCCCGTGCCAGTATGACGACGTGGTATTTCGAGAGGCCACCTCATTCCGTGTGGACGTTTCATCGGATCATGACGTGCCTGTGAAGAGTGTGTCTGTACTTGGGAAGAAGTTCACCagcagctctgagttttctcagTACTTGTCATCCAATTCCGCCAAGCTGCAGTTCCATGGCTCCTCATCCCTTAAAGTTGGCGGTTCAAGCTGTGACGATATCACGGGGTGCATTTGTGACAACTCTGGAAATCGAGACAGGATCTGTTCAAATGTGAAATGCGATTCGTTGGAGTGCAAGAAAGCCTTGCACCCAGTGGGACACTGCTGCAACGTTTGTGGTGCCGTCGTGAACGTTCAGTTCTCTTCGAGCTTCAACTTTGAGTCGTATCGCCAGCGTCTGCAGCACCTCTTTCTCAGCCAGCATAAATATGAATCTGTACAGATGGCCATGTCGAAAGTATCAAAAGAGCAGAGGCTGCTGCGAGTGATTCCTTTCGGAGTCACTCAGGAGATTCAGGTGTTGCTTCTGGACCAGAAAACAGGTCAGGAAGCCGGGAAGCTGGCAGAAGCTGTCGCTCGAGACGTAGTGCAGGATGTGCACAACCACGGCTTGAACATCGGCATCACCAGCGCGGAGTTCCAGGCGTCATCCGGGGCAAGCAGCAGCGAAGTGGCTGGAAACAGTGCAGGGGTCGTGGTGGGTGCAGTGCTGGGCTCCCTGCTTGGAGTGGGTCTACTTGCAGGCGTTGTTATGCTCTACCGTCGCGGCATCGTTAAGATACCCAGAATGCCCAGCATCCCCTCACTCAGCAAGTGGAAGAACAGTAGTGAGATTGGGGAGCTTGGTGGCCCCTTGGACCACGGCTTTGACAACCCCATTTTTGACAAACCGACTATGATGCCTGAGGAACCAGGGCTGTACGGGACAGAGATGATAAACTCGATAACCCTAACTCAGTCAGGAGTGCATTTCGTAAATCCTGTTTATGATGAAACTGATTTCAATGCATGA